In Lapillicoccus jejuensis, the DNA window CAGCAGGGTGACGACCTCGGTCTCGGGGGGCACGTCTCCACCCTTCCCCGTGAACTTGAACGAGTCAAGTCTCGAGGGGGTCAGGATTCCGTACGGAGTGCCTGTGAGACACCCGGGGCGCGTCCGGGAGGGCGCACTAGGGTGACGCGCATGACCTCCACCCTCGTCCTGCTCCGCCACGGCGAGAGCGTCTGGAACGCCAAGAACCTCTTCACCGGCTGGGTCGACGTCGACCTGTCCGACACGGGCCGCAGCGAGGCCGTCGCCGGCGGCCGGATGCTCGCCGACGCGGGCGTGCTGCCCGACGTCGTGCACACCTCGGTGCTGCGCCGGGCGATCACCACCGCCCACCTCGCGCTCGACGCCGCCGACCGGCACTGGATCCCCGTCCGGCGCGACTGGCGGCTCAACGAGCGCCACTACGGCGACCTGCAGGGCAAGGACAAGAAGCAGACGATGGAGCAGTTCGGCGAGGAGCAGTTCATGCTCTGGCGTCGCTCCTACGACACCCCGCCGCCGCCCATCGCCGACGACAACGAGTACAGCCAGCAGGGCGACCCGCGCTACGCCCACCTCGGCGACCAGATGCCCCGCACGGAGTGCCTCAAGGACGTCGTCGCCCGACTGGTGCCCTACTGGGAGACCGAGATCCGGGCCGACCTCGAGGCCGGCCACACCGTCCTCGTCGCCGCCCACGGCAACTCGCTGCGCGCCCTGGTCAAGCACCTCGACGGGATCGGCGACGACGAGATCGCCGCGCTGAACATCCCCACCGGCATGCCGCTGGTCTACGAGCTCGACGACGACTTCACCCCCGTCACGAAGGGCGGGCGCTACCTCGACCCGGAGGCGGCCGCGACCGCCGCGGCGGCGGTCGCCAACCAGGGCCGCTGACGGCGGAACCGACGAGGGCTCCGTACGGCGCGCCGTACGGAGCCCTCGTCGGTCTCGCGGGGTGGGCTCAGCCGAGCAGCCGCGCCTCGCGGTCGTCCTCGACCGACTCGTGGTCGAGCTCCTCGCGCTGGAACTCGCCGGTGACGAGGAAGACGACGCGGCGCGCGACCGACACGGCGTGGTCGGCGAACCGCTCGTAGTACCGCCCCAGCAGGGTGAGGTCGACGATGGTCTCGGGCTCGTAGACACCGCGCTCGGCCAGCAGCGCCGCGAACAGCCGGCGGTGCAGCTCGTCCATGTCGTCGTCCTCGCGCTCGAGCTGCAGCGCGGCCTCGGTGTCCTTCGAGGCGATGACGGAGCCCGCTTTGGCGACGATCCGCTCGGCGACCTGCCCCATCTCGACGACCTGGCCGACGAGCGCCGCGGGGATCGCCTTCTCCGGGTAGCGCAGTCGGGCGACCTTGGCGACGTGGCGGGCGAGGTCGCCCATGCGCTCCAGGTCGCTGCTCATCCGCATCGAGGTGACGACGATGCGCAGGTCGGTGGCCACCGGCTGCTGACGGGCGAGGAGGTCGATCGACAGGGCGTCGAGCTTCTCCCGGATGGCGTCGAGCTCGTCGTCGGCGGCGATGACGCTCTCGGCGAGGTGGACGTCGGCGTCGATGAGCGCCGTCGTGGCCCGCGCCATGGCCGACCCGGCCAGCCGGGTCATCTCGACGAGCTGGTCGGTGATGGTGTCGAGGTCCTCGTGGAAGGCGTCGCGCATGTCGTGGGCATCCTCAGGGTGGTGGGGGTCGTCCGAGTGCGATCGGCTGCGACGGTGGCAGTCCCCGGTGAACGGCTGGCACAGATCAGGTGAACATCATGCCCGGACCCCCTCACGGGGTCGTCCCGGACGCGCGCGGCGGGTGAGACTCGCACCCGTACGCTGAGGGACGTGACCCCTGCGGTAGCGGCGATCGGTGGTGTCCTCGTGGGCATCGCCGTCACCCTGCTCGTCGTGCTCGCGGACCGGGACCGCAGGCGAAGGGAGTCGCTCCGCATGGAGGGGACGTCGACGGCGTTGCCCGACGGGGTCGGGGACGTCCTCGCCGTGCTGCGCAGCAGCGGCGTCGTCGTCGACGCCTCGGACGCCGTCGAGACGTACTCACCGAGCGCCGAGTCCTCGGGGCTCGTGCGCGGCGGTGAGCTCGCGCACCCGGAGCTGCTCGAGATGGCGCGGGCGGTGCGCCGCGACCACCGCATCCGCGAGGCCGAGCTCGAGCTGCGCCGCGGGCCGCTGGGGGAGCCGTCCTTCGTCGTGCACGCGCGGGTCGCCCCGCTCGGTGCGGCGCACGTCCTGCTGCTCGTCGAGGACCGGACGCAGGCCCGCCGCGTCGAGGAGGTGCGCCGCGACTTCGTCGCCAACGTCTCGCACGAGCTGAAGACCCCGGTCGGCGGTCTGGCCCTGCTCTCCGAGGCGGTGCTCGACGCGCACGACGACCCGGAGGCGGTCGCCCGCTTCGCCCGGCGCATGCAGGTCGAGTCGACGCGGCTGACCCGGCTGGTCAAGGAGATCGTCGACCTCTCGCGGCTCCAGGCGGCGGACACGCTGACCGATCCCCAGCTCGTCGACCTCGTCCCCGTCGCGCGCGAGGCCGTCGACGCCGTCCGGGTCACGGCCGAGGACAAGCGGATCGCGCTCGTCGTCGTCTCCGACTGCGGCGACCACCAGGTGTGGGGCGACCACGACCTGCTCGTCACCGCCGTGCGCAACCTCGTCGGCAACGCGGTCGCGTACTCCGAGAGCGGGACCCGCGTGACCGTGCGCGTGGCCGCCGGCGACGACCTGGTCACCGT includes these proteins:
- a CDS encoding phosphoglyceromutase, with translation MTSTLVLLRHGESVWNAKNLFTGWVDVDLSDTGRSEAVAGGRMLADAGVLPDVVHTSVLRRAITTAHLALDAADRHWIPVRRDWRLNERHYGDLQGKDKKQTMEQFGEEQFMLWRRSYDTPPPPIADDNEYSQQGDPRYAHLGDQMPRTECLKDVVARLVPYWETEIRADLEAGHTVLVAAHGNSLRALVKHLDGIGDDEIAALNIPTGMPLVYELDDDFTPVTKGGRYLDPEAAATAAAAVANQGR
- the phoU gene encoding phosphate signaling complex protein PhoU; this encodes MRDAFHEDLDTITDQLVEMTRLAGSAMARATTALIDADVHLAESVIAADDELDAIREKLDALSIDLLARQQPVATDLRIVVTSMRMSSDLERMGDLARHVAKVARLRYPEKAIPAALVGQVVEMGQVAERIVAKAGSVIASKDTEAALQLEREDDDMDELHRRLFAALLAERGVYEPETIVDLTLLGRYYERFADHAVSVARRVVFLVTGEFQREELDHESVEDDREARLLG
- a CDS encoding sensor histidine kinase, with protein sequence MTPAVAAIGGVLVGIAVTLLVVLADRDRRRRESLRMEGTSTALPDGVGDVLAVLRSSGVVVDASDAVETYSPSAESSGLVRGGELAHPELLEMARAVRRDHRIREAELELRRGPLGEPSFVVHARVAPLGAAHVLLLVEDRTQARRVEEVRRDFVANVSHELKTPVGGLALLSEAVLDAHDDPEAVARFARRMQVESTRLTRLVKEIVDLSRLQAADTLTDPQLVDLVPVAREAVDAVRVTAEDKRIALVVVSDCGDHQVWGDHDLLVTAVRNLVGNAVAYSESGTRVTVRVAAGDDLVTVAVTDQGLGIPAAERERIFERFYRVDGARSRQTGGTGLGLAIVKHVSSNHGGDVAVWSEPGQGSTFTVRLPAAIGGRAPEPSASSETPADPDHPEPPPAATHPARSVVAAPTTEVP